The nucleotide sequence GCCACCTCTTCGGCTGCGGCCGCATTCTCCTCCGTAATGGCAGCGATCTCGTCGACGGCCTTGACGACCTGCTCGCTGGACGCCGCCATCTGCTGGGCAGCAGCGCTGACTTCCTCGATTTGGCGAACCATCTGCTCGACGGCTTGAGCAATGGCTTCGAAGGTTTGGCCCGAAGCTGCGACCGCCTGCACGCCCTCTGTCACCGCACCGGAGCCGGCCTCTGTGTTGCGAACCGCCCGATCGACCTCCTGCCGGATTTCGGCGATGAGCGCGGCGATCTCGGATGCCGCCTGGCGCGATTGCTCGGCCAGCTTCCGCACCTCTTCGGCCACCACGGCAAAGCCGCGACCCTGGTCACCGGCTCTCGCCGCCTCGATGGCGGCGTTGAGCGCGAGCAAGTTGGTTTGCTCCGCTATCCCCGTGATCACGTCGACGATCTGCCCGATCCGCTGGGAGCGCTGGCCAAGGTCCTGCACGGCATGGCCCGACTCGCCCACGGTCCTTTGAATTTGGTCCATCCGTTGAGTGATGGCGCCCAGGGCGACGCGGCCGTCTTGCGCGAGCTTGGCCGCTTGGTCGGCCGCTTCACCCATCCGCTGGGTGGCCTGGGCGACCCGGCGTACCATTTCGCCCATCTGCCGGGCGCTTTCCGACGTGGAGCTGGCAGCGACCGACTGGCGCTGGCTACCCTTGGCCACCTGATCCACGGTCTCGGCCACCTGCTGTACAGCCTTGCCCACCTCCTCGGAGGAACTGGCCAGCTCTTCCGAGGACGAGGCCACCTGCTCGGCGCTTTGCCGTACGGTGTGGATCAAGCGCCGGAGCCCGTCGGACGCCTGTGCGAGAGCCCGGGCTGCCAGGCCGACCTCGTCATGGCTGTTGTGCTCGACCCGGTGGGTCAGGTCGCCTTCGGCCAACCTCTGAGCACCACTGACCATCAAGTGTAGAGGGCCGGTGATCATCCGGGCGATGACCATGCTGAGGGTAAAGCCCAGCAAGGCGCCCGCCGCGATGACGGCAATCAGGGAGAGGCGGGTGCTCGCATAAAGCTGTTGGTTGGTTACATGCGTTGCCTTGGCCATCTTCACGTTGATGTCCACGAGTTCTTCGATATCCTGGTTGAGCTGCTGGCGGACAGGAGCTACTTGCTGGTTCAACACTTCGTTGATCCGTGTCACACCCGGATTGGCTCGGCTGACTGTCAGGAATGTGTTGACCGCCTGCATGTAGTTTCGCCAGGTTGCCTGCACCCGGGTAATGACCCGACGCTCGTCTTCGAGAACGATGGTAGGCATGTAAGCCTCGATCGCCTGGCCGAAATCCGTCTCATAGCGGCGGATGTTCGCCTCGATAGCCTCCTTGTCGGGGACAGTCTCGGCCAGCGCATGGTTAGATACTTCGACGGCAATGCGCCGAGCCGCCCGCTCCGCGTCCGCGGCGGCCTGAATGCTGAGGACGTTTCCTTGGTACATCTTCTCAATGGCTCGATCCATCTTGCTGAGACTGTAGATCGACCAAATGCCCAGAACGACCATGATCAAAACGTTGAGGAAGGCGAGCAGGCTCAGCTTTGTCGAGATTCTTAGGTTTCGGACGGCATTCACTTGGGTGTTGCCTCCTTACGACGCGAGATGCCCGGACGAAGAGAAGCGCCGGGAGATGGCCCCGGCACGACAGCCAGGGGTCGTGCTAGCCGGCCGGAGGAGCTGGAACCTCGCTCTCCGACGTGTTGCCGGTCTTCAGTGGTTTCAGAGGCTGTCGTTCCTTCGCCTGGAGCAGCTGCTCCAGGTCGAGCAGGATTACGAGCCGCTGATCCAGCTTGGCGACGCCCTGCAAGAACTCCACGTCCACCCCGACCGTCAACTCATGGGGTGGCTCCAACGTCTCTGCAGGCACCCGGAGTACCTCCGACACGGCGTCTACCACCAACCCCAGTGTGCGGCCGGCCACCTCCACCACCATGATTCGCGTGTCCCGCGTAGCCTGCGTCCAAGGCAGGCCAAAGCGGCGGCGCAGGTCCATGACCGGAATCACGTGCCCCCGCAAGTTCAAGATGCCTTCCACGAAGGTCGGGGCTCCTGGCACGCGGGTGATGGGTTGCAGGGCGATGATCTCCCGAACGGTGACAATGTCTACCCCGTATGTCTCGTTTCCCAGCTTGAAGACTACAAGCTGTAACTCGCCCCGGCGGGTTACACCACGGGACTCCATGACACGCCCCCTCGTCTGTACCAGCTCAACTCTCGCTTGCCGCCCGCTCCCGCCGGCCTAGTGATGCGGGCCGTGTGCAGGCGTCCCCGCCCTGGTCGGGTTCAGGCAGGCGGCCAGGTACCGGTCCTCGTTCGTCTGAAGATAGGACGCCTGTGAGGGGGGGACCAGCGGGGGATCGCGGCTTGTCCGCTTGGGCAGGCGTACCCGGCTCCAAGCGTTTGTGACGGAGACGAGAGGGAAGACCCGAGACGGGCAGCGGGCCCCACGGAGAGCTGCAGGGGTCGGGAAGTTACACCACGAGAGGGCTGATATGTACCAACTCCAGGGAACGCAGGCCGGAGGTGTTAGGCGATGGGAGCTAGGACCTTCGCCCCCCCCCCCCCCCCCCCGAACGCGCGTGCGCAGCTTGTTAACCAGCGCCCTCGATCCTCGACTTCGCTCCTACTCCCCCACACCGGACCCACGGCGCTCCACCGCCCTGCCACGGACTGATCGCGAGGTACTTCCAACAGTTGGCATCGACCCGCTTCCCGTTCACCTTTAGGCCCTTCCTCCCATGACCTCCGGTTCCCTCATGAGGCCGGCCGGACCATCAACCCTGCCACGTGCTGGCAATCTTCCCGGTGATGAACGTCCTCCCGCTACCGGGGCCCCACGGACACGCACGCCACCCCTGTTGACCAGAGCCCATTGACCTCACGACAGCAACTACAGATCATTAGCGATAGCAGAACCTGGAGACAGGAGGAAACTCCTCGTCGCCGAGCCGGGCTGCGTCCAGCCGGGCGTCCGCGAGCCCGGCGAGACGTACGGTGTGAGTGTCAAGCGGGAATGGGTGTTCGGTGTACCTTGACAGGCGAATAACGTCCGTGGCCCCCGGAGGTGCTTGCGCGCGTCGGGAGCGGTTCATGCAGCGGGCTTGTGGCCGGCCGGAGAACGTTATCGGGGTGGCCGGCGGAGCCCCGGTCAGGCGGAGCGGGCCTCCTTTCGGGTTCCGGTATAGGCCTGTCCCGTGCGCAGCAGAGCATAGACAAGCCGGACCAACTTCCGCGCGGTCAGCACGATGGCTCGCTTGTGATGGTGCCGGGTGGCTTCCCGGAACTTGCGCTCGCAAAAGGCCTGGTATTCGGGCGCGTACCTCCGCACGCTGTTAGCTGCCTCCACCAAGTAGTAGCGCAAGTAGGGGTTGCCGGTACGGCTCAAGGGCTTATCTTCCCCTTCGAACTCGCCCGAGGCATGCTCCCGCCAGGTGAGGCCGGCGAACTTGGCGACGGCGTCGTCGTTGGGGAAGTTGCGCACGTCCCCGATCTCGGCCAGGATGCCGGCCCCAAAGACCGGCCCGATGCCTGGGACGGAGAGAAGCGGGCAGGTAACGCCGTGCATCTCCCGTTCGATGGCCCGGGAGGTCTGCCGGATCTCCCGCTCCAGGTCCCGGATGATTTGGAGCGTGGAGGCGAGGATGCGGTTGACCGGGTCCTGTAAGCGTTCGGGCAGCCGGTAGGAGTGTTTGGCGGCCGCTTGGAGGGCTTTGGCGACGTCGTAGGGGTTGTAGAACTTGTTGCGGCTCTTGTCCACGAGAAACCGGGCCAGCTCGTCCAGGGACGCGGCGGCCAGCTCTTCGGCCGAGGGGTAGGCCAGGATCAGCTCCCGGCCGGCGGCTCCCAGGGGGTCGGAGATGGGGCAGGCCTGCACCAGGCGGCTGCATTTGAGGAAGAGGTAGCCCAGAAAGTAGTTCTTGTGGCGCACGAGCTGCTTGACGAGAAAGTAGCGGTGCCGGGTCAGGCGCTGCAGGGGGAGATACCGGTCGTCGTAAGCAAACGGCCGCGGCAGCCGCCCGATGCGGACCCGGTCGGCCAGCACGTAGGCGTCGACCCAGTCGGTCTTGGGCAGGTCGGGGTAGGTCTTCTTGTACGCGTCGATGGTGCGGGCATTGAAGAGGTAGACCTCGGGAGCGAAGGGTTCAAGCTCCGGCGCTTTGGTGAGGTAGAGGGCCAGATGCCAGCCGTAGAAGCTCGTGGCCTCCAGGCCGAAGCGGACGTGCGGGATGGCGTGGCGGGTGAGCAACCGGCAGGTTTGGGCCACCAGACTGACGGCGTCGCCGGCATCGTTGGCAAAGGCCAGGCGGCCATGATCGGCCTCGGTGTCGTCGACAAAGCGCGCGCGGTTTTGCTTGAGGGCCACGTCGATCCCGACGCACAGCCGTTGGGCCATGGACGCAAGACCTCCTTTCGAGGAAAGGTGGCCAAGGTTTGGGGCCCCAGTCGCCCGGGCGTCAAGCCGCAGCCTTGCCAGCATCAGCCCTGTTTCCCGGGCTCGCGGAGGTACCCGGGCTGCTGCACCCGGTCGAGCCGGGGAACGGGCAGCGTACGGGTCAGCGGTCTTCCGCTCGGCGTGGGGCGTGCAGTCTCTCGAAGCGGTTAGTGGCCCCAAGGGGGAGCAGCACCGCCCCAAAACCTGGCTTGCGCCAGGCTTCGACTGGGACGCCCCAAATACTTGCTCAGTTATCCACAGGGCTGTGGACAGAGGGCCGCGCGCCGGGGCGGCAGGGAGCCGGATCGCGGGAGCGATCCGCTGCCTCTACCGGTCGCGGGGGATCTGTCCGGGAACAAACATACAAGGGGGATGGTGTAACGTGGCTTTCCGTGAAACCATCGTTCGCCTGGGGACTACTTGTGCTGCTCTGGTGGCTTTCATCCTGACATTCGGTTCTCTCACCGCGGCCGCCCAGGACGGCATGACCATTGCAGCAGAACCTCTTTATGTGTCGTTTACGGGTGCCGACATCCACATCCTCGACGAGGTCCTGGACTGGCAGAAGCCAACTCCCGAAGGGGTCGCCTACTCTCGGGAGGTGACTCCCCGCTGGTTCCAGCCGGGACCTTCTCTGGTTCCGCGCTTGACCGCCTCCGTGGGCTTGACGCCGGACTTCACGCTGGCGGCCGAGGGGTTGTTCGTCGACTGGGGCGATAGCGAGAGCAGGCACTTCGAGGCTCCCCCCTCCGTATCAGGCGACGTCTCGTACCGAAACGCTGTCTTTCTCTGGGACGGCAACTTCCGGTTGCCCGACGAATCCCAGTTCGCCATGCCGAACGACCAGCACCCGAGCGGCTGGAGCCCCATCGACTGGAGCGCCGATGCCGGCATCCGGCTCGCTTCGGGTTCCGTCGGTGCGCGCATCCGGCTCTTCAGCGGGGGCGGCTTCGAGGTCGCCGCGGAAGGGGGCCTCAGCATCTTCCATCTCGACCACCATTTCAACCGCAGAGTAGCGATGACGTTTCAAGGAGCGACGGACTGGTACACAGAATCCGAGGGCACCCAGACAGTCTTGGAGTACGTTCGCAACCGCATTACGCTCGACGAAAAAGCTTCGAGCACGGGGACAGTCTTCGGCCCGAACGTGGGGCTTCGCCTTTCCGCCTACCTGGGGGACGCGTTCATCGAAGCGTCCGCGAGCCAGGGGATCCTCATGGGAATCCTGCAGACCAGCAGCCGCTTCGTGGACGTGGACGATGCCTTGGTCGATACCGCGAACCCTCCGGACGGCATATGGGATTATCACGACGTGCTGCGAGGCGACATCCCGTTCGAGGAGGACGTCCGCACCACCATCCCCGCGACACGGATAGCACTCTCGGTGAGCTACCCCGTAGGGCCGGCACAGATCGGTGTCGGGGCCTTCTACTCCCTGTACCGTAACGTCCCCGTTTCTCCTGGGCTGAGCTACCGAGACATGACCTTCAAGCGGCGCACGCAGGACATGGGGTTGTCCGGGATTGGGGCTTTCGCGCGACTGTCTTTCTAGTCTAGTGCCGCCTAACGCAATCGCATTACTGGGCGCACCACGGCGGGGCCGGGGTCGGGGGTTGCTCTTCGACTCGCTCGGGTGAGTGGATGCTGAGGGTTTGGAAGACGGCCGAGGCAGTACGCTCCAGCTCCGTAAGGAGACGAGCCGTTACCCGAGCCGGCCCGTGGGCTGGTCGAGATCGACCCGCAAGCTTGGCTTCAGGCGCATTCACCGATGCTAAGCCACCCTTA is from Limnochorda sp. L945t and encodes:
- a CDS encoding chemotaxis protein CheW gives rise to the protein MESRGVTRRGELQLVVFKLGNETYGVDIVTVREIIALQPITRVPGAPTFVEGILNLRGHVIPVMDLRRRFGLPWTQATRDTRIMVVEVAGRTLGLVVDAVSEVLRVPAETLEPPHELTVGVDVEFLQGVAKLDQRLVILLDLEQLLQAKERQPLKPLKTGNTSESEVPAPPAG
- a CDS encoding methyl-accepting chemotaxis protein gives rise to the protein MNAVRNLRISTKLSLLAFLNVLIMVVLGIWSIYSLSKMDRAIEKMYQGNVLSIQAAADAERAARRIAVEVSNHALAETVPDKEAIEANIRRYETDFGQAIEAYMPTIVLEDERRVITRVQATWRNYMQAVNTFLTVSRANPGVTRINEVLNQQVAPVRQQLNQDIEELVDINVKMAKATHVTNQQLYASTRLSLIAVIAAGALLGFTLSMVIARMITGPLHLMVSGAQRLAEGDLTHRVEHNSHDEVGLAARALAQASDGLRRLIHTVRQSAEQVASSSEELASSSEEVGKAVQQVAETVDQVAKGSQRQSVAASSTSESARQMGEMVRRVAQATQRMGEAADQAAKLAQDGRVALGAITQRMDQIQRTVGESGHAVQDLGQRSQRIGQIVDVITGIAEQTNLLALNAAIEAARAGDQGRGFAVVAEEVRKLAEQSRQAASEIAALIAEIRQEVDRAVRNTEAGSGAVTEGVQAVAASGQTFEAIAQAVEQMVRQIEEVSAAAQQMAASSEQVVKAVDEIAAITEENAAAAEEVASSTEEQSSAVQEIASSAASLANMAEQLMKAVEVFKV
- a CDS encoding IS110 family RNA-guided transposase; its protein translation is MAQRLCVGIDVALKQNRARFVDDTEADHGRLAFANDAGDAVSLVAQTCRLLTRHAIPHVRFGLEATSFYGWHLALYLTKAPELEPFAPEVYLFNARTIDAYKKTYPDLPKTDWVDAYVLADRVRIGRLPRPFAYDDRYLPLQRLTRHRYFLVKQLVRHKNYFLGYLFLKCSRLVQACPISDPLGAAGRELILAYPSAEELAAASLDELARFLVDKSRNKFYNPYDVAKALQAAAKHSYRLPERLQDPVNRILASTLQIIRDLEREIRQTSRAIEREMHGVTCPLLSVPGIGPVFGAGILAEIGDVRNFPNDDAVAKFAGLTWREHASGEFEGEDKPLSRTGNPYLRYYLVEAANSVRRYAPEYQAFCERKFREATRHHHKRAIVLTARKLVRLVYALLRTGQAYTGTRKEARSA